One segment of Candidatus Hydrogenedentota bacterium DNA contains the following:
- a CDS encoding CapA family protein, producing MDTPAFREFLKALLAEGALAALVIYAICVRQRLQARMWPLFIALVLIGAGAVASYYEFGWVRYGRFMNPHDFYHYYTGTKYAPELGYHNQYAASLLADLEGKKIYNTKQPIRNLATHGYTPVKDVLANKDAIKGRFTPERWEEFKKDIAYFQGLVPKAKWQDMLRDKGYNGTPVWSLFAGMLTNLVPTSSEAGMQFLVALDPLILLGMFLLIWRAFGPWCALFALAFFGTNFALAFVHIKGALMRMDWVACLVASMCLLHLKHYRSAGVVLAYAAAARIFPGIFAFGLGALLCWEFLATRKLNRDYVRFFAAFAVTGVLLTLAAYVYYGLPLWKEFFAKIGVHNDDISTTRVGFKYIFLWPYEGVAGKSNAFTEHQGLWRAIMAVALGLSFAAARRMKPWQAIGLGFVPAFFLTAPTFYYYVMLIVPLLIFLPRLELTRNAIGSGLFFAVTIISYALRRGGMELNFDLCFILSCLYLVLGLYIVGVHLLPRRESVAAAEGQHALVAPALSQVVPAPALATAEPSPTSEATPEVSKAPVPTAMPTPPKSRIEMRHILGVAYVCFLLGLLLFYRADDATRVPAPEAKPTRSESMEKEPAEESDSVEAAVPEPSGPAAAVSPAPVASAAPAAHAPDTVSIALVGDIMLSRNVAKDLATRNLDFTYPFKEAAPLLQAADIAFGNLECPISGKGEALQKKYVFNAPPEAVEGLQFAGFDLLSLANNHTLDYGAIALDDTLLILGNSAIPPLGIVTGNTPQQPVVIERKGLRIGFLGYADPESPYAYPPEFMKFEKRPARAEKEAVARDIAALKPNADVIIVSYHWGTEYQNAPSPQQVELGQYTIDQGADVVAGHHPHVQQDAAWYKDGLIIYSMGNFVFDQWSRPATLQSRLYTVNVNKDGAVDASYRPMELVPKDWQPRATGPQNVPVPKAAP from the coding sequence ATGGACACACCAGCATTTCGTGAATTCTTGAAAGCGCTTCTCGCGGAGGGCGCACTGGCCGCACTTGTCATCTACGCCATCTGCGTGCGCCAGCGCCTGCAGGCCCGGATGTGGCCCCTATTCATCGCTCTCGTCCTCATCGGCGCGGGCGCCGTCGCGTCGTACTATGAGTTCGGCTGGGTGCGTTACGGCCGTTTCATGAACCCCCACGATTTCTACCATTACTACACGGGCACCAAATACGCACCGGAGCTGGGGTATCACAACCAGTACGCGGCATCCCTCCTCGCCGATCTGGAGGGCAAAAAGATCTACAACACCAAGCAGCCCATCCGGAATCTCGCGACGCACGGCTACACGCCGGTGAAAGACGTTCTCGCGAACAAGGACGCCATCAAGGGCCGCTTCACCCCGGAACGCTGGGAAGAGTTCAAGAAGGATATCGCCTATTTTCAGGGACTGGTACCCAAGGCGAAGTGGCAGGACATGCTCCGGGACAAAGGGTACAATGGAACCCCGGTCTGGTCGCTCTTCGCGGGTATGCTGACGAATCTCGTCCCCACCAGCAGCGAAGCGGGCATGCAGTTCCTCGTGGCCCTCGATCCGCTCATACTGCTCGGCATGTTTCTCCTCATCTGGCGCGCTTTTGGTCCGTGGTGCGCCCTCTTCGCCCTGGCCTTCTTCGGCACCAATTTCGCCCTGGCTTTCGTGCATATCAAGGGCGCATTGATGCGCATGGACTGGGTCGCCTGCCTCGTGGCGAGCATGTGCCTGCTCCACTTGAAGCACTACCGGAGCGCGGGCGTGGTGCTGGCCTACGCCGCCGCCGCGCGCATCTTCCCCGGAATCTTTGCTTTCGGTCTGGGCGCCCTGCTCTGCTGGGAGTTCCTCGCCACGCGCAAGCTCAACCGGGATTACGTTCGCTTCTTTGCCGCTTTCGCGGTAACGGGAGTCCTGCTGACCCTCGCGGCATACGTCTACTACGGACTTCCCCTGTGGAAGGAATTCTTCGCCAAAATTGGTGTCCACAACGACGACATTTCGACCACGCGCGTGGGCTTCAAGTATATCTTTCTCTGGCCCTACGAGGGCGTTGCGGGCAAATCCAATGCCTTTACTGAACACCAGGGGCTCTGGCGCGCCATCATGGCGGTCGCCCTGGGACTCAGCTTCGCCGCGGCGCGCCGCATGAAACCCTGGCAGGCCATCGGCCTCGGCTTCGTGCCCGCCTTCTTTCTGACCGCCCCGACGTTTTATTACTATGTCATGCTGATTGTCCCGCTCCTCATTTTCCTGCCCCGGCTCGAACTCACCCGCAACGCCATTGGCTCGGGCCTCTTCTTCGCGGTCACCATCATTTCCTACGCCCTCCGCCGTGGCGGCATGGAACTGAACTTCGACTTGTGCTTCATTCTTTCCTGCCTCTACCTCGTGCTGGGGCTGTATATCGTGGGCGTCCATCTCCTTCCCCGGCGCGAGTCTGTTGCCGCTGCGGAAGGGCAACACGCGCTTGTGGCACCCGCCCTTTCGCAAGTTGTGCCGGCTCCCGCACTGGCCACCGCGGAACCCAGCCCAACTTCAGAAGCGACTCCGGAGGTTTCCAAAGCGCCCGTGCCTACCGCCATGCCGACACCACCAAAATCCCGTATCGAAATGCGTCACATACTGGGCGTCGCCTATGTTTGCTTCTTGCTGGGATTGCTTCTTTTTTATCGCGCCGACGACGCTACGCGCGTACCAGCTCCGGAGGCGAAGCCCACCCGCTCGGAATCCATGGAGAAGGAGCCTGCGGAGGAGTCGGATTCCGTGGAAGCGGCAGTCCCCGAGCCTTCCGGTCCGGCTGCTGCGGTTTCACCCGCGCCCGTTGCCTCCGCCGCGCCCGCCGCGCACGCGCCCGACACGGTCAGCATCGCGCTGGTGGGCGATATCATGCTTTCGCGCAACGTGGCAAAGGATCTGGCCACGCGCAATCTGGATTTCACCTATCCCTTCAAGGAGGCGGCCCCGCTGCTACAGGCGGCGGATATCGCTTTCGGCAATCTGGAGTGCCCCATCTCCGGCAAGGGTGAGGCGCTCCAGAAGAAGTATGTTTTTAACGCCCCGCCGGAGGCCGTCGAGGGGCTCCAGTTCGCGGGTTTTGATTTGCTTTCGCTCGCGAACAACCATACGCTGGACTATGGCGCCATCGCCCTTGACGACACGCTTCTAATCCTCGGTAATAGCGCAATTCCCCCGCTGGGCATTGTCACCGGGAACACGCCCCAGCAGCCGGTAGTGATCGAGCGCAAGGGGTTGCGCATCGGATTTCTGGGCTACGCCGACCCTGAATCGCCCTATGCCTATCCGCCCGAATTCATGAAATTCGAGAAGAGACCCGCCCGGGCGGAGAAAGAGGCCGTCGCACGGGATATTGCGGCCTTGAAGCCGAATGCGGACGTGATCATCGTGTCGTACCACTGGGGAACGGAATATCAAAACGCGCCCAGCCCGCAACAGGTGGAGTTGGGGCAATACACGATTGATCAGGGGGCGGATGTCGTGGCGGGGCACCACCCCCACGTGCAGCAGGATGCCGCCTGGTACAAGGACGGCCTGATTATCTACAGCATGGGTAACTTCGTGTTCGACCAGTGGTCGCGCCCGGCAACCCTGCAGAGCCGGCTGTATACCGTGAACGTAAATAAGGACGGCGCGGTCGATGCGAGTTATCGACCGATGGAATTGGTTCCCAAAGACTGGCAGCCCCGGGCGACGGGCCCACA
- a CDS encoding YfhO family protein — protein MGMPYAANPVSVGLYPPNLVRSLLTTNPTPVNTQIGWAALMGFHILLAGVGITYLAKDHKLSLLASLLAAIIFMFSAIWVRRVCEYHFITMVAWVPWLFLIARHTLRSPSVLTKALSGTACSLIVGNALLSGAINIAPYFGLSVGMYALLYRITLIEGPIKFSARGIVRVLSGDALFIGLMFGLGGMLASPLLLAGSELSSFGSRGGNGEYTFLPPVYKGTFYELFQNFIRYPGLKYESEAIRGAGVGAIILAFAGLGFPRWKELLPALGVLVVLFDCAMGVPFPMATLVYKITPMEMVSSNRALDFGLILFGLVAAMGFDTVTRALNRRSALSWLLALAVGGFCLYSLWPLLEPKGFLEVSPLKGVGIPALTLAAVALVAWLPGKPLWRVVIVALIFAETLVWSRPYVHWLIYRENFPKWAGVFDGSETLWADNVRGTDPLANRHLYALRGVMNGYEPAHIGRVRDVAGSDARLKGYRRLINPDEPTEANVRGNLLLKRAFWLSSQYVVGPLPKRSVPFMSTTTTFLDAAQEIPIPRVEVAEVQNKMHSEDVERRTLTHKDGSPFHFNAKGGAKKQSFDLPPIEFSGRHNTLAVQYVAPGNATLRVRFTDPASGNWVHGMTQRLRKTAKEGATVEMALPDFPITETSLTLEATAAASAIRFNQFDILADKRDENPLITIKKRLANSVAVTLTDLPGPRLLTFMDAMYPGWKATVDGKETPIFLANEAFKAIAVPAGTHEVVFSYNPARLFLGFRIAGATLIIIAGALGYGVWRARADRVATVVPETNIP, from the coding sequence ATGGGCATGCCCTACGCCGCCAACCCCGTCAGCGTGGGACTCTACCCACCGAACCTCGTGCGCAGCCTGCTGACGACGAACCCAACGCCCGTGAACACCCAGATCGGCTGGGCGGCCCTCATGGGTTTCCACATCCTGCTGGCGGGCGTGGGCATCACCTACCTCGCGAAGGATCACAAACTTTCGCTGCTCGCGAGCCTCCTCGCCGCTATCATCTTCATGTTCAGCGCCATCTGGGTGCGACGCGTGTGTGAATACCATTTCATCACCATGGTCGCGTGGGTGCCCTGGCTCTTCCTCATCGCGCGCCACACCCTGCGCAGCCCCTCCGTGTTGACGAAAGCGTTATCCGGCACGGCATGCAGCCTCATCGTGGGGAATGCCCTCCTCTCCGGCGCCATCAACATCGCACCCTATTTCGGGCTCAGTGTGGGCATGTATGCCCTGCTCTACCGCATCACCCTCATCGAAGGCCCCATCAAGTTCAGCGCGCGCGGCATTGTTCGGGTTCTGTCGGGCGACGCCCTCTTCATCGGCCTTATGTTTGGCCTGGGGGGTATGTTGGCCTCTCCCCTGCTGCTGGCGGGGTCGGAACTTTCCAGTTTTGGCAGCCGGGGCGGAAACGGGGAGTACACCTTTCTGCCGCCCGTCTACAAGGGCACGTTTTACGAGCTCTTTCAGAATTTCATCCGCTATCCGGGCTTGAAGTACGAGTCCGAGGCCATTCGCGGCGCGGGCGTCGGCGCCATCATTCTGGCCTTCGCCGGACTCGGCTTCCCCCGCTGGAAAGAGCTCCTGCCCGCGCTGGGCGTCCTCGTGGTGCTCTTCGATTGCGCCATGGGCGTGCCCTTCCCCATGGCCACGTTGGTATACAAAATCACGCCCATGGAAATGGTCAGCTCCAACCGCGCGCTGGACTTCGGGCTCATCCTCTTCGGCCTAGTGGCCGCCATGGGCTTTGACACCGTGACCCGCGCCCTTAACCGACGCAGCGCCCTCTCCTGGCTCCTCGCGCTGGCCGTCGGCGGGTTCTGTCTGTATTCGCTGTGGCCTCTGCTGGAGCCGAAAGGCTTCCTGGAGGTTTCGCCGCTGAAGGGCGTCGGCATCCCCGCGCTGACCCTGGCCGCCGTGGCGCTGGTGGCGTGGCTACCCGGAAAGCCCCTGTGGCGCGTGGTCATTGTGGCGCTGATCTTTGCGGAGACCCTCGTGTGGTCGCGGCCCTATGTGCACTGGCTGATCTACCGGGAAAACTTCCCCAAGTGGGCCGGCGTCTTCGACGGCAGCGAGACCCTCTGGGCCGACAACGTGCGCGGCACGGACCCTCTGGCGAACCGCCACCTCTATGCCCTGCGCGGCGTCATGAACGGCTACGAGCCCGCCCACATCGGCCGCGTGCGCGATGTGGCCGGGAGCGATGCGCGCCTGAAAGGCTATCGGCGCCTCATCAATCCCGACGAGCCCACCGAGGCCAATGTGCGCGGAAATCTCCTGTTGAAACGCGCCTTCTGGCTGTCCAGCCAGTACGTTGTTGGTCCCCTGCCGAAGCGAAGCGTGCCCTTCATGAGCACGACGACCACCTTCCTGGACGCCGCGCAGGAAATCCCGATTCCCCGAGTCGAAGTTGCCGAAGTTCAGAACAAGATGCACTCCGAAGACGTGGAGCGGCGCACGCTAACCCACAAAGACGGCAGCCCCTTCCACTTCAACGCCAAAGGCGGTGCGAAGAAGCAGTCTTTCGACCTGCCCCCCATCGAGTTCTCCGGCCGACACAACACCTTGGCGGTTCAATACGTGGCCCCCGGCAATGCCACGCTGCGGGTTCGCTTTACCGACCCCGCGTCCGGCAATTGGGTCCACGGCATGACCCAGCGCCTGCGCAAGACCGCAAAGGAAGGGGCCACGGTGGAAATGGCCCTGCCGGACTTTCCCATCACCGAGACCTCGCTCACGCTGGAAGCCACGGCCGCGGCCAGCGCGATTCGCTTCAATCAATTCGACATCCTGGCCGACAAGCGCGACGAGAACCCGCTGATCACAATCAAGAAGCGCCTGGCCAACTCCGTTGCCGTCACCCTGACCGATCTGCCGGGGCCGCGCCTCCTCACCTTCATGGACGCCATGTACCCCGGCTGGAAAGCCACCGTAGACGGCAAGGAAACCCCGATCTTTCTGGCCAACGAAGCCTTCAAGGCCATCGCGGTGCCCGCGGGCACCCACGAAGTCGTGTTCAGTTACAATCCCGCGCGCCTTTTCCTCGGGTTTCGGATTGCAGGGGCCACTTTGATTATAATTGCAGGCGCTCTGGGCTATGGCGTCTGGCGCGCACGGGCAGACCGTGTTGCCACCGTCGTACCCGAGACCAATATCCCCTGA
- a CDS encoding helix-turn-helix transcriptional regulator encodes MKNSFENDMTEMLLLHAAGQGDAGGYDLSQQVLERSRGHFDLLEGDLYPMLHRLERQGLLDSYWSEIAKDRRRKFYRITAQGQMLLESRREQWRQFSTGVNGVLGAPQSTGLLGRFALILSILSISSTLSIPSIRRGESTFSTGA; translated from the coding sequence ATGAAAAACTCCTTTGAAAACGACATGACCGAGATGCTATTGCTCCACGCGGCGGGACAAGGCGATGCCGGCGGCTACGATCTCTCCCAGCAGGTGCTGGAGCGCTCCCGTGGGCACTTCGATCTTCTGGAGGGCGACCTGTATCCCATGCTCCACCGGCTGGAGCGGCAAGGCCTCCTCGACTCCTACTGGTCGGAAATCGCCAAAGACCGCCGCCGCAAATTCTACCGCATCACCGCCCAGGGGCAGATGCTCCTGGAGTCCCGCCGCGAACAATGGAGGCAATTTTCCACGGGTGTTAACGGCGTCCTCGGCGCGCCGCAGTCTACCGGGCTGTTGGGCCGATTCGCACTCATCTTGTCTATTCTGTCCATTTCGTCCACCCTGTCCATTCCGTCCATTCGCCGGGGCGAATCCACCTTCTCCACAGGCGCCTGA
- a CDS encoding DNA mismatch repair protein MutS, translating into MSSPAHDPAAEYSQSLADREAARRAYDLRFDRIANGRLAVFVLAVALAAGAWRGGISFGWLAVPGATFAGLMVWHEATSRAAARAEAAADYYRKGLKRIDGTWPVAGQGEARWQVEDHPYAPDLDLFGEASLFQLLCQAQTRAGEQKLANWMQAPQAAGDIRARQEAVRELVERLDLREDLGRLGAEVRRSIHGDSLARWAEREAQLPQGWQRMSALALSAAVVASLALMVETSIVAPFFLLAAVQLVVFKFVVKPMLNVVRVAEEPARELNVLAALLLRIERESFTSAPLKAIQERLREGGQPVSARIAQLERLVYLYDLQGNQLFAPVALILMWGVHVAFAMENWRARWGRHLPDWLEAVGEFEALLSLAGFAYEHPNYPFPEVLEGPPSLAGEALVHPLLKPGACVANDVHLGGKLRVTIVSGSNMSGKSTYLRVVGINVVLAQLGAPVAAKSLRLTPFQIGATLRVQDSIQGGVSRFYAELRRLKAVADLIDGDTPVLFLLDEILHGTNSHDRQIGAEALVKSFVERGAVGFVTTHDLALTKAADAMGSAARNVHFSDHLDGGELRFDYTMHPGVVTHSNALQLMANLGLLQQGDGPAPS; encoded by the coding sequence ATGTCCTCACCCGCCCACGACCCAGCCGCCGAATATTCCCAAAGCCTTGCCGATCGCGAGGCGGCCCGTCGCGCCTACGACCTTCGCTTCGATCGCATCGCCAATGGCCGGCTGGCCGTATTTGTCCTGGCCGTTGCACTCGCGGCGGGTGCCTGGCGGGGTGGTATCTCCTTTGGCTGGCTGGCCGTGCCGGGCGCGACCTTTGCAGGCCTCATGGTGTGGCACGAAGCCACCTCTCGGGCGGCGGCGCGGGCCGAGGCGGCTGCCGACTATTACCGCAAGGGCCTCAAACGCATCGATGGTACATGGCCAGTCGCCGGTCAGGGCGAGGCGCGGTGGCAGGTGGAGGATCACCCCTACGCGCCCGATCTGGACCTCTTTGGCGAAGCTTCGTTGTTCCAGTTGCTCTGCCAGGCCCAGACCCGCGCGGGAGAGCAGAAATTGGCCAACTGGATGCAGGCGCCCCAGGCCGCCGGCGACATCCGCGCGCGACAGGAGGCCGTCCGCGAACTGGTGGAGCGTCTGGATCTCCGGGAGGATCTCGGGCGGCTCGGCGCCGAAGTGCGGCGTTCCATTCACGGCGACAGCCTGGCGCGCTGGGCCGAACGCGAGGCCCAACTCCCGCAGGGCTGGCAGCGCATGAGCGCCCTCGCCCTCTCCGCCGCCGTGGTCGCATCGCTGGCGCTCATGGTGGAGACCAGCATTGTTGCGCCCTTCTTTCTGCTGGCCGCGGTGCAACTGGTGGTCTTCAAGTTTGTCGTGAAGCCCATGCTGAATGTCGTGCGCGTGGCCGAAGAACCCGCACGGGAACTGAACGTACTCGCGGCGCTGCTCCTCCGCATCGAGCGGGAGTCTTTCACCAGCGCCCCATTGAAGGCGATTCAGGAGCGCCTCCGCGAAGGCGGCCAGCCCGTCTCCGCGCGCATTGCCCAGTTGGAGCGGCTGGTCTATCTCTATGATTTGCAGGGCAACCAGCTCTTCGCGCCCGTAGCGTTGATTCTCATGTGGGGTGTGCATGTGGCCTTCGCCATGGAAAACTGGCGAGCGCGCTGGGGGCGACACCTGCCGGATTGGCTGGAGGCCGTGGGCGAATTCGAGGCGCTCCTGTCCCTCGCGGGCTTTGCCTATGAACACCCGAACTACCCCTTCCCCGAGGTGCTGGAAGGTCCGCCATCGCTGGCGGGCGAGGCCCTGGTTCATCCCCTGCTGAAGCCGGGCGCCTGCGTCGCCAACGACGTCCACCTCGGCGGCAAACTGCGCGTCACGATCGTGAGCGGATCCAACATGTCCGGCAAGAGCACCTATCTGCGCGTCGTGGGGATCAACGTGGTCCTCGCCCAGCTTGGCGCGCCCGTCGCTGCGAAGTCGCTCCGGCTGACGCCCTTTCAGATCGGGGCCACCTTGCGCGTTCAGGATTCCATTCAGGGGGGCGTATCGCGCTTCTATGCGGAATTGCGCCGCCTCAAAGCCGTGGCGGATTTGATCGACGGCGACACGCCCGTGTTGTTTCTTCTGGACGAAATCCTCCACGGCACCAATTCCCACGATCGCCAGATCGGCGCGGAGGCCCTGGTGAAGTCCTTCGTCGAGCGCGGGGCCGTTGGCTTCGTCACGACCCACGACCTGGCCTTGACCAAAGCCGCAGACGCCATGGGATCTGCGGCGAGAAATGTACACTTCTCCGATCACCTCGACGGCGGCGAACTGCGCTTCGACTACACCATGCACCCCGGCGTGGTGACCCACAGCAACGCGTTGCAGTTGATGGCAAACTTGGGATTATTGCAGCAAGGGGACGGACCCGCGCCAAGTTAA
- a CDS encoding glycosyltransferase family 2 protein, whose amino-acid sequence MSTTSTPEFSVIITCYFEEKSIDEFYGKLSAALEGLNRSYEIIFVNDGSTDGTFSRLQAIFDRDPKVAAILDLFKNSGQAAAMTAGFLQARGDKFVFIDSDLQLDPGELPLLVAKYDAGFDIVSGCRTDRRDSLGRVLPSKIANMIMRRVSRSEFTDFGCTFKIFDARLILAFEYGPFKPWQPAYVIAQCQRCAEVPITHFPRKYGKSGWTFRKLFDYNMENLVGITTRPFQYLGTACFVLAALFVVRILLGWFLPFSVLAETTNGLILNAVIFGLLLTLAVLCLVGEFIVRNHNMLQRRPAYIVRTCLRKESL is encoded by the coding sequence ATGTCCACGACTTCCACACCCGAGTTCAGTGTCATCATCACGTGCTACTTCGAAGAGAAGAGCATTGATGAGTTTTACGGCAAGCTCTCGGCGGCGCTGGAGGGGCTGAATCGGAGCTACGAGATCATTTTCGTAAACGACGGCAGCACCGACGGCACGTTCTCGCGTCTCCAGGCCATTTTCGACCGCGACCCGAAGGTTGCGGCGATTCTGGACCTTTTCAAGAATTCGGGACAGGCCGCGGCCATGACGGCGGGCTTCCTCCAGGCCCGGGGCGACAAGTTTGTCTTCATCGACAGCGACCTTCAGCTCGATCCGGGCGAATTGCCGCTGCTTGTGGCGAAGTACGATGCCGGTTTCGACATCGTAAGCGGCTGCCGCACGGACCGGCGCGATTCCCTCGGCCGGGTGCTGCCCTCGAAAATTGCCAACATGATCATGCGGCGGGTTTCGCGAAGTGAGTTCACCGATTTCGGGTGCACTTTCAAGATTTTCGACGCGCGCCTCATTCTGGCCTTCGAGTATGGTCCCTTCAAGCCCTGGCAACCGGCTTACGTCATCGCCCAATGTCAGCGTTGCGCCGAGGTGCCCATCACCCACTTCCCGCGCAAATACGGCAAGTCGGGGTGGACCTTCCGCAAGCTCTTCGACTACAACATGGAAAACCTCGTGGGCATCACCACCCGGCCCTTTCAATACCTGGGCACGGCCTGCTTCGTGCTGGCGGCCCTCTTTGTCGTGCGGATTCTGCTCGGCTGGTTTCTCCCCTTTTCCGTGCTGGCCGAAACCACGAATGGCCTGATCCTGAATGCGGTTATCTTCGGACTGCTCCTCACCCTGGCGGTGCTCTGCCTGGTGGGAGAGTTCATCGTGCGCAACCACAACATGCTCCAGCGCAGACCGGCCTATATCGTCCGCACCTGCCTGCGAAAGGAATCGCTATGA